A section of the Tenrec ecaudatus isolate mTenEca1 chromosome 10, mTenEca1.hap1, whole genome shotgun sequence genome encodes:
- the CCDC182 gene encoding coiled-coil domain-containing protein 182: protein MEPLYQAGSILVKVNTLQGKKMVESGLQSGDFSLPSSWPSCGPPSPDLESVQQKVAGVQRELEDFRKEALQAIRALEDAFCEMNAVLVQLEQQAARVKQRLREEEDRGVVRNKVLTFLLPREKQLRELCQRLEARLLRQGREALGAPSKAQAHGRP, encoded by the coding sequence ATGGAACCCCTCTACCAGGCGGGCTCCATCCTCGTCAAAGTCAACACTTTACAGGGGAAGAAAATGGTGGAGAGCGGCCTCCAGTCTGGAGACTTCTCCCTGCCCTCCTCGTGGCCTTCCTGTGGGCCGCCTTCGCCAGACCTGGAGAGTGTGCAGCAGAAGGTGGCCGGGGTGCAGCGGGAGCTGGAGGACTTCAGGAAGGAGGCGCTGCAGGCCATCCGCGCCCTGGAAGACGCCTTCTGCGAGATGAACGCGGTGCTGGTGCAGCTGGAGCAGCAGGCGGCCCGCGTGAAGCAGCGGCTGCGCGAGGAGGAGGACCGCGGCGTGGTGCGCAACAAGGTGCTCACCTTCTTGCTGCCGCGCGAGAAGCAGCTGCGGGAGCTCTGCCAGCGGCTCGAGGCCCGCCTGCTGCGCCAGGGCCGCGAGGCGCTGGGGGCCCCCTCGAAGGCGCAGGCCCACGGGCGCCCCTGA